The window AGGTTCTGACAACCCAACCAATAAAGGATGTCAAGGATCCAAGCCCGGAAATGTTGGACAGAGTAACCGTTTCTCCGGTCAGAATCAGCAACAGAAAGGTAATAGACCTCCGGCCCCAGAATGTAAGACTTGTGGGAGGAAGCATTCTGGAATCTGTAACAAGCCTAACATCACATGCTTCAAATGTAACAAGAAGGGTCATTATTCTTCAGAATGTACTAGTACTTCGGGCAAGAAGGGCGTGACATGTTTTAAGTGTGGCAAGTTGGGCCATATGGCAAGAGATTGCAAGGAGCCTGTTCAACAAGCAAATGTTCTGAGGATAGCTGGATCACCAACACCGACACCTCCAGTACAACCAAGAGCCAGAACTTTTAATATGACGATGAAAGATGCTGTTCAGGACTCAGATGTGGTTGCAGGTATGCTTATTGTGAATTCTTTAGATGCAAAAGTATTAATTGATTCTAGAGCTACTAAGTCTTTTATATCAAAGAACTTTGTGGATAAATTGAATTGTGCTACTCAACCGTTAGAACCCAACTTAGTTATAGAAGTGGCTAATCAGGATAAAGTATCGGTTGATAGTATTTGTCCTAGTTGTGACATAGAGATAGAAGGTTGTCATTTCTTCGCGAACTTGATACCATTCAAGTTAGGAGAATTTGATATTATTCTAGGAATGGATTGGATAGCAGACCATGATGCTCAAATTGAGTGCAAGAATAAGAAAGTGAGATTAAAGTCCAAGGATAATAAGGAAGTCGTCTTTCGAGGGCGAAAGCAAGAGAAAAAGTTTTTGACGATGATTCAAGCAAAAAGATTATTAAGGCAAGGATGGGAGGCCTATCTAGCTCATGTAGTCGATGTTAGTAGGGAACCACCCAAGATAAAGGAAATTCCAATTGTTAATGAATTTTCCGATGTTTTCCCGGACGAGTTACCTGGATTGCCACCAGACCGAGAGATAGAATTCACGATTGATTTGGCACCCGGAACTGAACCTGTGTCGAAAGCTCCTTATCGAATGTCACCTGTAGAAATGAAAGAGTTAGCTATGCAAGTACAGGAATTATTAGATAAAGGATTTATTCGACCAAGCGTATCACCATGGGGAGCGCCGGTTTTGTTTGTCAAGAAAAAGGATGGAAGCATGAGGTTATGTATCGACTATCGTGAACTTAATAAGTTAACCATTAAGAATAAATATCCATTACCACGTATCGATGATCTGTTTGATCAATTAAAGGGAGCGACATGTTTCTCTAAGATTGATTTGAGATCCGGTTATCACCAGTTGAAGATCAAAGCGGAAGATATACCTAAAACGGCATTTCGTACGAGGTATGGACATTACGAGTTCTTAGTGATGTCTTTTGGGCTGACAAATGCACCTGCCACATTCATGGACTTGATGAACAgagtttttaagaaatatttggaCAAGTTCGTAATCGTGtttattgatgatattttgatttattctaaAACGGAAGCAGAACATGCCGAACATTTGAGGATGGTCCTTGGAATATTAAggaaagagaagttgtatgccaaattctctaaatgtgagttttggcTAAAGAAAGTTCAGTTTCTTGGTCACGTAGTGAGCAGTGAAGGCATCAAAGTGGACCCTGAAAAGATCGAAGCaataatgaattgggaaaggccaaaGACACCCACAGAAGTTAGGAGTTTTCTAGGATTAGCTGGATATTATCGGAGATTTGTACAGGACTTTTCAAAGATTGCGGTTCCATTGACAAAGTTGACCAGAAAGAACGAGAAGTTTGTATGGACAGACAAGTGTGAAGAGAGTTTTCAAGAACTAAAGAAGAGGTTGGTATCAGCACCAGTGTTGGTTTTACCAGATGAAAAAGGGGATTTTGTGATCTATAGTGATGCTTCTCGTAGAGGGCTAGGATGCGTTTTAATGCAACATGGAAAAGTGATTGCTTATGTTTCTCGGCAATTGAAGCCTCACGAGCAGAAATATCCAACTCATGACTTGGAGTTAGCAGCAATTGTTTTTGCACTtaagatttggagacattatttaTACGGAGAAAAGTGTGAAATCTATACGGACCACAAGAGCTTAAAGTACATCTTTACTCAAAAGGAATTGAATATGAGACAAAGACGATGGTTGGAGCTGATAAAAGATTATGATTGTACAATAAACTACCATCCTGGAAAAGAAAATGTGGTGGCAGATGCTTTGAGCCGAAAGGAGAGACTGAATATGTTAATGTCATCGAAAGAGTTagtaaaagaatttgaaaagttGGAACTTGAGGTTCGAATGCCGAAGTCACAAGACAATGTGATGTATACAATGACCTTTCAACCCGAGTTGCTAGAGAAGATTCGACGATGTCAAGAGCAAGTGATGCTTCAAGAGAAGGATAAGTTGTCTGGTGaagagataaatagtcaaaaggATGATGAAGGCATATTGAGATTTTCTTCTCGTATTTGGATTCCTGATGTCACAGAATTGAAGCATGAAATTTTACATGAAGCTCACAATTCAAGATATTCAATCCATCCCGGAAGTACCAAAATGTATAGGGATTTAAAggaaaacttttggtggccaaaCATGAAGAAAGAGATCGCAGAATGGGTAAGCAAATGTTACACGTGTCAGAGAGTAAAAGCAGAACATCAAAGACCCAGTGGACTACTTCAACCACTGGATAtcccagaatggaagtgggaacaccTCGCTATGGATTTTGTAGTAGGACTACCAAGAACCCGAGCTAACCATGACGCTATCTGGGTGATTATCGATCGTTTGACCAAATCAGCACATTTTCTACCTATCAATGAAAGATTTTCATTAGATAAGTTGATTAAGTTATATTTGGATGAGATTGTTATGCGACACGGAGTACCGGTGTCTATTGTGTCGGACAGAGATCCCCGAttcaattcgagattttggagaCAATTTCAGGAGCATTTGGGAACCAAGCTGAATATGAGTACCGCTTATCATCCACAGACGGACGGGCAAAGCGAAAGAACTATTCAAACAATTGAAGATATGTTAAGAGTTTGTGCATTGGATTTTAAAGGAAACTGGGACGATCATTTGCCTTTGGTGGAATTCTCTTACAACAACAGTTACCACGCGAGTATTGGTATGCCGCCATATGAGGCTTTGTATGGAAGAAAGTGTAGATCTCCtttatattgggatgaagttggtgaGCGTAAGCTTTCAAGTCCAGAGTTGATTCAACAGACCAAAGAAAAAGTGGAATTGATTCGGAAAAGATTGGTTGCTGCACAagatagacagaaaaagtatgCTGATCAGAATCGAAGAAATATGGAATTCGAGCCTGGAGAGAAAGTATTGCTAAAAgtatcaccatggaaaggactatccaGATTTGGAAAGAAAGGGAAGCTAAGTCCAAGATATATCGGACCTTTTGAGATATTAAAGAAAGTTGGAAGGGTTGCTTACGAGTTGGCTCTACCGCCGCAGATGCAACATATTCATAATGTCTTTCACATATCTATGCTTAGAAATTACAATGCAGATGCAAGTCATGTGATAGAATATGAGCCCCTAGAGATTCAACCAGACCTATCTTATGTAGAGCAGCCGGTAGAAATTCTAGATCGAAAAGAGAAGGCGCTTAGAAATAAGATAGTGCCGTTAGTAAaggttttgtggaggaatcctaGAGTTGAGGAAGCAACTTGGGAGCTTGAAAGCGAAATGCTTAACAAGTATCCTCATTTATTTACTTAGGTATGATTCTGGGGACAGAATCcctttaaggggggaaggatgtaatatccgggaATTTCGCGACTTGTATATCGAATATTATATGCAAATGTGCCATTTTATgtgaaattagaaaataaataaatattatattatattccagTTGAATGAGGTGGTAtatgatttatgaatttgaGTCAACGGTCAAGGAACCGAAAAGTGATAATTTACGAGGATTTAAACGAGAAATGAGTGAGTTATTAACTTTATGGGAAATATATGGGTACATGATCTTGTGACCCGTATGTGTTGATACGGTTATGTGGATAAGTGAATTTATGACCGATAAAGGATATCAGATTTTACACAAATGACGGAAATTGAAAAGtgtgaataatttataatttgatacattaattaAGTGAAAGTATGAAATGATTGTGGAATGTATGACTACGTGCTATATGACTTGTATGTACTGGAATATGTGATTGATGTggttttagataattttaaatattttattgtgtgAAAATATGAGTATACGAGCTcttacatatttttgtaaaatatttgagatgTGATAAAATCATGGAATTTGCTTTATTATCTCTAGAATATTCCTagagacttttttttttgaaaatgattgtTGAATGTATTTCAGTGCTTTACTATTTTAAAAAGggattttataatcattattttgattatcgagcattatcttgtaaaattcatataaaatagcCTATGcgctcaaaaattatttaaaaaatatgggGACAAAGGTAATTTAATCctctataatttaataataaaatattgtcaCTCCCAAACTACTATTGAGGAgctttataatttacaaaacatttttagttgttttacacaaaaagaaaagcaaaacaGTATTAGTTTGTagttatatatttacaaaaactAGTCATGGGCTTTTAACCCCCAATCCACCAGACTCACCCCAATTCTCTCCATCTCTCGACTCTTCTCCattcttcttttctcttctctctcgGTACTTCATCTCTCTTCTTCTCTTTCTTGACTTTTCGGTTAATTCATTGAATTGATGTCCGATTATTACTCTTCTCCTTCTCCTAAACACTGGTATGTGCGTGTGTGCGTGTATAGTTGTATGCATGGTCTGATTTTTGAATAAACCCACTTCGGGTCGGGTTTGATTTCTGAAAATATACTTCGTTTTTGATGAAATTAGCATGGGGCTTTGGCTTAAACGATTATTAATTGGTGGAACCCGTGACTGGAGACCCGATTCGGGCACCTCCGGGTTTTGCCGCCGCCGGTGATGAGCTCCGGTGAGCCGGCGGGAGCGATGATGCTACTTTGAGTCCAAAAGTATTCATATTATCTCGTCTAAATATGTAATCCGAGTTACATGTTGGATTTTGTAAAAGTTTTGTTGATGTTTCGAAAAGGGTTTAATCAGTTTGGTTATGTGTTGTTGGTATTTGATTAAGTGTTTTGTGTTCATATGATGagtatattatgttattatgtgtttatatttttttttccagaatAAAGTGGAGTGGCTGCTACTGTAAATCAGTTCGTTCAGGGCTTATATGAACTCTGATTCTAAAATAAATGACATATTTGAATTCCTTGTGAAAAATTAGCTGGAATAGGCTCTTGAATCATGTTAATCGGATTAAAAATGAATGAGTTATAGgcggtcaaagtttggtcatGGCAGTTGACTTCGAGGAGAGAGAAATTCTGGTTGAtgtgatgaagaagatgatgacgtGGCGAGCCGTCATTGGCTAGAATATTGAAATCagtatttaatatatttgaggGGCTATATGAATGAGTTTGGAGAAGTGTTTAGTAtgaaaatttaagtaaataaaCTTTCGGATTTATTGGAATAAAAAGATTTTGGGTTTgagttacaaaattttaatttataattttggtaTTAGTACATGGTGAAAAATGAGACAATAAAGTTGTTGGTTGGTTTTAAatgatgcatatatatatatatatatatatatatgtatattctttgtaatagaaatttttatttgattataatgttgtgtttggttgttgGTGTCGGCTTGAGACcgactggaagttgataaaaCAAAGGAGGTGCTGccagaatttttatatataataataataatactttttAGAGGCGCACCtatgtattttattaacttacttgcttataatatattatgtgacAAATGTGATTATGTGTTACGTGTTACAGTTATATGTGATTATGTCATGTGTATTTGTATGAAGTTTATATACGAGTAAATGATACGTGAATCGATGGGGTAGGTTAGTTTAGACGTCCTAAGTGAATGTTGAGTATTGAAAGGGATACTAAAGTTAGCATTATTACGCGTGTAGATTCGAAAGACGAGGTCGCGAAGCTTAAGAAAGGAAAGGCTCCATTAGGTGACAGTTAGAGGATTACTTTATCAAGTGGAAAACGAGTTGAGGCAAGTAACTTTCCTCTCTCTCTTAAGCAACTTATTGATAAATGATGATAAGTACTGTCACCTCTGAACTACCCTTTGAATTATGAAAGCCTGATTTCCTTTCTCATTGAATGTATTGTCTCACTTTTGAACGCGAGCTCTTTCATGAAGATCATGTTTCTGTATCCAGTATATTCTTATCCAGAATATCTATCTTTTGATTGAATAATATTTCCTTTCCATATGCTTGACCTCCACAAGAATATGGATCTTGtttctatatttgaaattaagaatGATTTTAAACTTGCAAGTGATTGCAAGTGTCCAAATGATTTGGAAGGttggtaagttttttttttaaaacgaaagatatttttaaagaagaaaGTTTTCCAATTTAATGGTTTTCCACGGAATTCTATTGATTGGAGGCGTAAGTGGCCGAGTAACGCCGGTCCAGCTATTTGATTGTGAAGACCAGTGAGGGCTGGCACATTATGAAGACCAGTGAGGGCTGGCATTTGAAAGGCCAAATAAGTTGCCTTTCGGGTACCCTATTCACGTCCAGAGGGACTGTAAAGTCCGGTATGGGGATTGTACGTGGCTGATCACCCGTGCAATCCAGAGCGTTATACACTCCAATCGAGTAAAATGTTTATGAAAAGAATTGTCCAGGTGTTGGACTGTtttgaaaatgatatatttttgtgatggaaaataaagttttgatgaAAGGATTGATTTGAAGGAAAATGTTATGAAAAGGGTAATTTTACGAAAGTTTTGAAAAGAGgaatgttttataaattattcatttacaaaaatagtttttatgtaATGATCCTGAACTTTGAATCTCTATTATGACCTTTGTAACTTTAGTCTATAATCGAAAACTCTCCATCTTATTTTGTTGAatagtttaatttatttgttcattatagttacttgctgagcttttgtaGCTCATTCTGTTGTTTATCTAACCCTGACAGCTAAGCAAGAGGAAGATGGTCAGTCCTAGGTGCTCAGTTCGTTAGACTGTCTACATCCCCCTCTCTGTTTCATTAGATTACTTTACCAGCTCAGGTAGAGGACGCTTTGGATAGTCAGTGGGGAGTAAGTATGTTAGTATGGACCGTTGTAAACAGTACCTTTGAGATGTTTTATATAATTCCAAGTAGGAATTATGGTTGATGCTATTTATTAAGGGTTTGTAATAAGtttataacttattattttGGTTAGTAGTTGTAACTTGTTTCATACCATCACCTGTTAAAGATCCTTGTGGTGTAAAGGGGTTGAGTATTTATATTGCTAAATCCAGGTTGTGCATGTTAAAGTTGATTTGTGACTCCTCAATCTAGACCCCGGATTGGGAGggcgtcacagttggtatcagagctacaggttttGGTCCCTGAAACAAGTTATAATAGGCAGATCTTAGGAACACTACATAAGTTAAGTGTGTGTTCCCAACCCATATAGGGTTCAGTTGAGATTATTCGATATAGTCTTAACGAGTTAAGTTTATAAGAGTAGAATAGCGTGTCTGAGTTAAAATCAAAGACGTTCAGATGAGTGCCATTTGACTTGTGATGCCAAGGCCTGGCTTATGAGGTGTATAAGTTGTCAAGGTGGATGTTGATCAATTTATCTCTATACCAGTAGGATTGGAGTTACTTGAGTTGGTGCCGAGTCACCAAGATGACCTATATTATCCTAGATCTGTTTTGGTGGTTGTAGTAGTAGGTTTGCAGCGGGTGACACTTATGGAATATTTCTCAGTTTTTCCCCTTATTTGATCATGTAGCCACATTATTGTGTTgtctttcatttcaaacttgtttttGTAACCCTGATTATCGTTATAACTACCTATGCATTTcttttcataacattgttgcaCCATACTGTTCCTTTCACATCAGTTTCAGATAATACCTATGCTTAATACCTATGTTTCAGAATAATACCCTGAACTCTGACCTTATGATTTCTATGATATGGCAAGCAACTTATGTGGTAATAGAGCTGCATGTGCTAAAAGtttaaaatgttggaattatatatataaggtgGATAAGAAGAGATTGTTTTATGATATATTGCCATGTTAGCATGTTGCCTAATAGTAGGTTGCTTGTCTATTCATCAGAAAAATGTCAACCACACCAACAAACCCAGATGAGGGTAATCAGAATCAAGGTCGGGATCAAGAAGACCCTACCATGACTCAAATTCTCCGTCTTCTTCAGCTGCAAACCGCTGCTTTGAACCAGCAGCCCCAAGCTCCTCGAGTCGGAAGCTTTAAAGCTTTCCAATCCCTCCACCCACCTGAATTTAGGGGAACTACAGATCCAATTAAAGCGAAAACCTGGATAAAGGAAATGGAAAAAGCTTTTTCTTTAACGGAGGTGGGTGAAAATAAGAAAACGGAATATGCAAGTTTCTACCTGAAAGACGAGGCAAATTTTTGGTGGGAGTCCACCAAGACCTTAGAAGGAAATGGTATTATTACGTGGGAAAGGTTTACGgagttatttttggaaaagtatCTACCTCAATACTTACAAGATCAGTTGGAAGTTAAGTTTTTAGAATTGAAACAGGAAGGTATGACTGTGGCAGAATATGAGGCAAAGTTTTCAGAATTGGCAAGGTTTGTGCCAGAATATGTGAATACGGAACACAAAAAGGCAAAACGGTTTCAACAAGGACTTAAGTCATGGATACGTAGTCGAGTGTCAGTTTTTGAGCTTCAAACATATGCTGCAGTGGTTCAGAAGGCTATGATTGTGGAAGGTGAAAGTGAGATGTCAAAAAGAGAGAACGAtagtaagaaaagaaaatttgaaaggtCTGAAGAAAGTCAAGGGCAATCAAGTGGAAAGTCTAAAGGTAAATTCAGGAAAGGTTCTGACAACCCAACCAATAAAGGATTTCAAGGATCCAAGCCCGGAAATGTTGGACAGAGTAACCGTTTCTCCGGTCAGAATCAGCAACAGAAAGGTAATAGACCTCCGGCCCCAGAATGTAAGACTTGTGGGAGGAAGCATTCTGGAATCTGTAACAAGCCTAACATCACATGCTTCAAATGTAACAAGAAGGGTCATTATTCTTCAGAATGTACTAGTACTTCGGGCAAGAAGGGCGTGACATGTTTTAAGTGTGGCAAGTTGGGCCATATGGCAAGAGATTGCAAGGAGCCTGTTCAACAAGCAAATGTTCTGAGGATAGCTGGATCACCAACACCGACACCTCCAGTACAACCAAGAGCCAGAACTTTTAATATGACGATGAAAGATGCTGTTCAGGACTCAGATGTGGTTGCAGGTATGCTTATTGTGAATTCTTTAGATGCAAAAGTATTAATTGATTCTAGAGCTACTAAGTCTTTTATATCAAAGAACTTTGTGGATAAATTGAATTGTGCTACTCAACCGTTAGAACCCAACTTAGTTATAGAAGTGGCTAATCAGGATAAAGTATCGGTTGATAGTATTTGTCCTAGTTGTGACATAGAGATAGAAGGTTGTCATTTCTTCGCGAACTTGATACCATTCAAGTTAGGAGAATTTGATATTATTCTAGGAATGGATTGGATAGTAGACCATGATGCTCAAATTGAGTGCAAGAATAAGAAAGTGAGATTAAAGTCCAAGGATAATAAGGAAGTCGTCTTTCGAGGGCGAAAGCAAGAGAAAAAGTTTTTGACGATGATTCAAGCAAAAAGATTATTAAGGCAAGGATGGGAGGCCTATCTAGCTCATGTAGTCGATGTTAGTAGGGAACCACCCAAAATAAAGGAAATTCCAATTGTTAATGAATTTTCCGATGTTTTCCCGGACGAGTTACCTGGATTGCCACCAGACCGAGAGATAGAATTCACGATTGATTTGGCACCCGGAACTGAACCTGTGTCGAAAGCTCCTTATCGAATGGCACCTGTAGAAATGAAAGAGTTAGCTATGCAAGTACAGGAATTATTAGATAAAGGATTTATTCGACCAAGCGTATCACCATGGGGAGCGCCGGTTTTGTTTGTCAAGAAAAAGGATGGAAGCATGAGGTTATGTATCGACTATCGTGAACTTAATAAGTTAACCATTAAGAATAAATATCCATTACCACGTATCGATGATCTGTTTGATCAATTAAAGGGAGCGACATGTTTCTCTAAGATTGATTTGAGATCCGGTTATCACCAGTTGAAGATCAAAGCGGAAGATATACCTAAAACGGCATTTCGTACGAGGTATGGACATTACGAGTTCTTAGTGAtgtcactacgccatatatggcctatgacaacatcaaaaaaatgatgCCATAACCCCAAAATATGTTGCCATAGCCCGAAAaagggctattgcaacataaaatttaagttgcaTTTTTTCATGTTGCCCTAGGCTTCTATTGCAACATTTGGGTAACCTACTGCAACACGGCTTTTTATGTTACAATAGACGTGATATTGCAACATCTGACTACCCTATAGcaacaaatatattatgttaCGTTAGACCTcctgatttcaaaaaaagtggGACCCACACGTGGGTCACACATGTGGGTCCTATGTTTGGACACCTGTTTTTCAGTTGCATGTTTGCAacattttttgttataaattgaaacatatatatattagctaCTACAACATATATGTGCTAATGCAAGACTAAATTAACAACTTTGCAATATTTCACTATATCCACTGAAACATTAAACTATTCTTTCATACAAATCAAAGTTTATAACAAATCCAACCAAACAAAACTACCTAACAAATCCAACCAAATCAAAGTATTAAACGAATCCAACCAAACATCCCACTACACTAcactattatatataaacatattcttGCATTTGCTCGCACTTCTCAAGTTCGGAAATTTCCAAATTCTGGAACAGTCAAGTCTTTGACTTTGTTAAGTTGATCCATTAACGGCTTAAGCTTCTCCTGCAACAATACAATGCAACTACTAAGCTGAGCTCCAGTAAAGAAGCAtgctttattttaaactcaaattATGTGTACTTAGTTGGGCAGTGCACAGATAACACAATAAAGTTGCAGCAGATAATGAAATTAATACTAAACAGGGTAAGAACTTCGTCCATGATCAATATTTGTATAGTGGCTGAAACATGGGAAATATTAATTCTTACTAACTAAAGATATAAGACATGGCAGAGGATGACTTGTGCCAATTAGGTCATGCTACAAACTATATGAATTCAAAGACATATGCCAACTTATTATAAATGCCAAACCAGAAGTCCAAAACAATAGTTGTAGATAACTAGAGCATGCTAtgtgaaatatttataattcgtTTTCCTTTTATTGTCACTATGCCATTATGATTGAGGCATAACAGGTACAACGAATATAACCAATTAGCAATGAATAAATCTATAGTCCCCGGCCATCAGCAAGCTAGTTAGATACCTCATTGAACAAATATTGTATCCAATGTATACATTATAATGATAGAACACTTGAGCAACCAGCTAGTATGTACATTAAAACAACTCAATGTTAAAGAGGAAGAAATAGTAAGAGCCTCCCTTATAAGGATTATCAACTGAGCATTATTTTTACCTGGTTATATACCACCGGTAGTCACTAGCATCTTCCATAGAATTCTTTACTGCTCACTCACACCAAATACAAAACTGTGTTGTACTGTGACGAGCATAAAATATGTGAGAATCATAATGAAATGAGAAAGTCTTATTGTCACACTAAACTGAGTTGACTACATGTCTTGAACATTAAGCAGGCCAACAACAAAAGCACCATTTTCATGTAAAATATATCCATATATGCAAAGCACTGACATTGAGACAAATGCAAAAGAATCGGAATATTTGCTCTTTACTAAAGATTGCGCACGAAATCTGGTCTAGAAAAAGGATGCCCCAAGGTAGCTTAATAatatacagaaaagaaaagacataCA of the Daucus carota subsp. sativus chromosome 4, DH1 v3.0, whole genome shotgun sequence genome contains:
- the LOC135152333 gene encoding uncharacterized protein LOC135152333, coding for MSTTPTNPDEGNQNQGRDQEDPTMTQILRLLQLQTAALNQQPQAPRVGSFKAFQSLHPPEFRGTTDPIKAKTWIKEMEKAFSLTEVGENKKTEYASFYLKDEANFWWESTKTLEGNGIITWERFTELFLEKYLPQYLQDQLEVKFLELKQEGMTVAEYEAKFSELARFVPEYVNTEHKKAKRFQQGLKSWIRSRVSVFELQTYAAVVQKAMIVEGESEMSKRENDSKKRKFERSEESQGQSSGKSKGKFRKGSDNPTNKGFQGSKPGNVGQSNRFSGQNQQQKGNRPPAPECKTCGRKHSGICNKPNITCFKCNKKGHYSSECTSTSGKKGVTCFKCGKLGHMARDCKEPVQQANVLRIAGSPTPTPPVQPRARTFNMTMKDAVQDSDVVADSKDEVAKLKKGKAPLGDS